The Flavobacterium faecale genome has a segment encoding these proteins:
- the rlmB gene encoding 23S rRNA (guanosine(2251)-2'-O)-methyltransferase RlmB — translation MEKEHQIFGIRAIIEAIQAGATVDKVYIQKEASGELMKDLMKVLKRGNINFSYVPVEKLNRLTPNNHQGAVASVSPISFFDLETLIETVLENGKAPLFLILDQISDARNFGAIIRTAECTGVNGIIVQKSGSAPVNGDTVKTSAGAVFNIPICKVEHIKDAIFLLQASGIKTVAATEKTDKNIFEISLTEGVAIIMGSEDRGVNPSVLKIVDEKAKLPMFGTIGSLNVSVACGAFLYEAVRQRQ, via the coding sequence ATGGAAAAAGAACATCAAATATTTGGAATAAGAGCAATAATTGAAGCAATTCAAGCAGGTGCAACAGTTGATAAAGTATACATTCAAAAAGAAGCTTCTGGTGAGCTAATGAAAGACTTAATGAAAGTTTTGAAACGAGGCAACATTAACTTCTCATATGTTCCTGTTGAAAAGCTAAACCGACTTACCCCAAACAACCACCAAGGTGCCGTTGCTAGTGTATCTCCTATTTCATTTTTTGACCTTGAAACTTTGATTGAGACAGTACTAGAAAATGGAAAAGCACCTTTGTTTTTAATTCTGGATCAAATATCAGATGCTCGTAATTTTGGCGCTATTATCCGTACTGCAGAGTGTACAGGTGTAAATGGAATCATTGTACAAAAATCAGGTTCTGCTCCTGTAAATGGAGACACTGTTAAAACATCAGCAGGTGCCGTTTTTAATATTCCGATTTGTAAAGTAGAACATATTAAAGATGCCATCTTCTTATTGCAAGCTAGCGGAATCAAAACCGTTGCTGCTACTGAAAAAACAGATAAAAACATTTTTGAGATATCATTAACCGAAGGCGTAGCAATAATCATGGGATCAGAAGATCGAGGTGTAAACCCATCCGTTCTAAAAATAGTTGATGAGAAAGCAAAGTTACCTATGTTTGGAACAATTGGTTCATTAAATGTTTCTGTCGCTTGCGGTGCCTTTTTATACGAAGCTGTAAGACAAAGACAATAA
- a CDS encoding lipid-binding protein, which translates to MKILKNNIIKLLFGLLIFASFTSCDEGGNPDAGGTTTEAYAGDWFITITDAAGKVQVDHALHATYNTAANDNTMWVDDWTDKPKNKPVGWYLMSKITVNLENGTFSAPSQANLNDPGSTVTITDGKFEKGAGLSKSGKAVDKISFKATFSYAPSDVLTFTGVKRTGFLEDEY; encoded by the coding sequence ATGAAAATATTAAAAAATAACATCATAAAACTCCTTTTTGGACTTCTAATCTTTGCATCATTCACGTCATGTGATGAAGGCGGGAATCCTGATGCAGGAGGAACAACAACTGAAGCATATGCTGGCGATTGGTTTATAACCATAACCGATGCCGCAGGAAAAGTACAAGTAGACCATGCTTTACATGCAACATATAATACAGCCGCAAATGATAATACCATGTGGGTAGATGATTGGACAGACAAACCAAAAAACAAGCCCGTAGGATGGTATTTGATGTCTAAAATTACAGTAAATCTTGAAAACGGAACATTTTCCGCTCCCTCACAAGCTAATTTGAACGATCCAGGAAGTACTGTAACCATTACAGATGGAAAGTTTGAAAAAGGAGCTGGATTATCAAAATCAGGTAAAGCAGTTGACAAAATTTCATTCAAGGCTACTTTTAGCTACGCTCCAAGTGATGTTTTAACATTTACGGGAGTTAAAAGAACAGGATTCTTAGAAGACGAATATTAG
- a CDS encoding immunoglobulin-like domain-containing protein, with amino-acid sequence MRKLIIAIFIASSLFTACTNVETENLSAITYFPVFTISGANPYFVEQGTTYVEPGAVAKAGATIVPTITTAVGKYRGTTTLDTSKIDEYEVTYSATNVDGFVGKGSRKVIIYKTGNLVNSIEGVYTSTILRNGVNGGDSYIDIKYIYIWKKADGTYQISDSFGGWYEFGRAIAHSESPGGIINAVDIPTNNFTFPGTHSNAYFGGTVKITGLTVNPTTKQLVMTTTWVTGDTTYNFLATLTQVQL; translated from the coding sequence ATGAGAAAATTAATCATCGCTATCTTTATTGCAAGCTCTCTCTTTACAGCTTGTACTAATGTAGAAACAGAGAATCTGTCGGCAATTACGTACTTTCCTGTATTTACAATTTCAGGAGCTAATCCATATTTTGTAGAACAAGGTACAACGTACGTAGAACCAGGTGCTGTCGCGAAAGCTGGAGCAACTATTGTTCCTACTATAACTACAGCAGTAGGAAAATACAGAGGCACAACAACACTTGACACATCAAAAATTGATGAATATGAAGTGACTTACAGCGCAACTAATGTTGACGGATTTGTAGGTAAAGGGTCTAGAAAAGTTATAATATACAAAACTGGAAACTTAGTAAATAGTATAGAAGGTGTTTACACTAGTACTATTTTGAGAAATGGAGTCAATGGAGGAGACAGTTACATAGATATTAAATACATCTATATCTGGAAAAAAGCTGATGGAACTTACCAAATATCCGACTCTTTTGGAGGATGGTATGAATTTGGTAGAGCAATTGCTCACAGTGAGTCTCCTGGTGGAATCATCAACGCTGTTGACATTCCAACAAATAACTTTACCTTCCCAGGAACACATTCTAATGCATACTTTGGAGGTACTGTAAAAATAACAGGATTAACAGTTAATCCTACTACTAAGCAGTTAGTAATGACCACAACTTGGGTTACAGGTGACACTACTTACAACTTCTTGGCAACATTAACACAAGTTCAACTTTAA
- a CDS encoding SusD/RagB family nutrient-binding outer membrane lipoprotein, translating to MKKFISTILVIAATFTACNTDLDINSDPDSLNPASAPLSAQLPAGITGIIGPEGASLAIIGGMWSQYWTQSNSANQFKNVDNYSIGTSDYNYAWDAMYDALGDIRNIKRNALAQENWNYYLIATVLEVQASQVLTDFYGSIPYKEANDISNLTPKFNTGEEVYTFMIEDLNLALSKDLSTSKGIAPSKDDLIFAGNMTKWTKFANTLKLKVFMRQSNSSRSAIASAGITAMITAGTQFLTEDAGMNQFKDEVNQSNPLFEFNNRKLNVATNLRMSTTLASYLDLNADARKASYYLEGNSLNQGDYSSTVGAGTIAIVNLSASTPAFLMSTEESYFLQAEAMVRYNAGTGAKALYDAGVQANFARYKIAEKAVTPTALLAGAYEFPNAGTLEQKIEAIITQKWVASFPGNGYEAFFEKNRTGYPKTSAVYQTNASYVPGQFVYSLNGATDGKFPQRLAYPLTERNANPNVPTLLPITTAIWWK from the coding sequence ATGAAAAAATTCATATCAACAATATTAGTCATTGCAGCAACATTTACTGCTTGTAATACCGACTTAGACATTAATAGCGATCCGGATTCATTAAATCCAGCAAGCGCACCTTTATCTGCTCAATTACCAGCAGGTATTACTGGAATCATAGGACCTGAAGGAGCATCTCTAGCCATCATTGGTGGTATGTGGTCACAGTACTGGACACAAAGTAATTCAGCGAATCAGTTCAAAAACGTAGACAATTACAGTATTGGAACTTCCGATTACAACTATGCTTGGGATGCTATGTATGATGCCTTAGGTGACATTAGAAACATTAAAAGAAATGCATTAGCTCAAGAAAATTGGAATTACTATTTGATTGCAACAGTACTCGAAGTACAAGCTTCACAAGTTCTTACTGACTTTTATGGATCAATCCCATACAAAGAAGCTAACGACATCTCCAATTTAACTCCAAAATTCAATACCGGAGAAGAAGTTTACACCTTTATGATTGAAGATTTAAACTTGGCACTTTCTAAGGATTTATCAACTTCAAAAGGTATTGCACCTTCAAAAGATGATCTAATCTTTGCTGGTAACATGACAAAGTGGACTAAGTTTGCCAATACTTTAAAACTTAAAGTATTTATGAGACAATCAAATAGCTCAAGATCTGCAATTGCTAGTGCTGGTATAACTGCAATGATTACGGCAGGAACTCAGTTTTTGACTGAAGATGCCGGAATGAATCAATTTAAAGATGAAGTAAACCAAAGTAATCCATTATTCGAATTCAACAACAGAAAATTAAATGTTGCAACAAATTTGAGAATGAGTACTACTTTAGCTTCATATCTTGACCTTAATGCTGACGCTAGAAAAGCATCTTATTACTTGGAGGGAAATTCCTTAAACCAAGGAGACTATAGCAGTACCGTTGGAGCTGGAACAATTGCAATTGTAAATTTAAGCGCCTCTACCCCTGCTTTTTTAATGAGTACAGAAGAAAGTTACTTTTTGCAAGCAGAAGCTATGGTAAGATACAATGCTGGAACCGGTGCAAAAGCACTATACGACGCAGGTGTTCAAGCAAATTTTGCACGTTACAAAATAGCAGAGAAAGCAGTAACTCCTACTGCGTTATTAGCAGGAGCTTATGAGTTCCCTAATGCAGGCACACTTGAACAAAAAATTGAAGCTATCATCACTCAGAAATGGGTTGCTAGTTTCCCAGGAAATGGTTACGAAGCGTTTTTTGAAAAAAACAGAACAGGTTATCCTAAAACATCAGCAGTTTACCAAACAAATGCTAGTTACGTACCAGGACAATTTGTATATTCTTTAAATGGTGCTACAGATGGCAAATTCCCGCAAAGATTAGCCTACCCGCTAACGGAAAGAAATGCGAATCCAAACGTACCTACACTTTTACCAATAACTACTGCCATTTGGTGGAAATAA
- a CDS encoding SusC/RagA family TonB-linked outer membrane protein, producing the protein MKLKFSRILVLFLVLTTQFIIAQERVVSGVVSDDTGLPLPGVSILVKGTKTGTQTNFDGKYSIKATPKQVIIFSYIGMETKEVTASSATINAKLVSTAVQLEGAVVTAFGIKKQKRALAAGTSIVTGKELTEVNNTNVFESLSGKIAGVDITAPAQVGASSKVVIRGFNSLSNSSPLYVIDGTPINNTTSSSSETSATRTYDAGTGIGDVDPNNIESMTVLKGAAASALYGSRASNGVIIITTKSGKNNQKLTVELSSSSDFSEVARVPHLQNGYGQGWAGKSWSSWSNSTNTASNENGSWGPAYNGEIRLHGAVIDSGQQIKPYVAQENNIKDFFTIGHTFTNSVRLSGGGENSNFSINYTDVNSDGIIPTDADAYLRRTVGINAGVNGKKLSVRTSINYVKKDQNVVNTGQGSASGQGNTVMQELLQIPRDISVVDQKDYINNPYATNDNFLTPYASNPYFTVSENSTKIDGNRVYGNVSIDYKFNEKLSLSHQLGGDYGVEKLKSYGAIINYTPGSAQANAATIPTVGGVTENTRENVQFDSNTILSYNTTINDDINITSFVGFNANQRKASLLQATITNLDIPGFYELSNSSVKPQVTQQNSFRKSFGAFGSIETAYKNRYFLTVTARNDWSSTLPQGNNSYFYSSAALSAIVLDQQDYFLKLRASYAEIGKDTDVYKTQSSLIQGNSSLGFGNIFLPIGGVNGYEAASNLGNNQLVPERTNEIEFGFETSLFNKRVFLDGSFYSRTTNDLLFSRPLPTSSGYTSQTANILDVRNRGVELLLNVIPVKTKDFKWDITTTFTKNEGEVLSIAGGLDKINLASNYGVTFNAVKGQPLGVFSAKVPVVNEQGQYVVDATTGFYKVTNDEQNIGNAQRKFVMGLKNVFTYKNLALAMGLDWKQGGKMYSYTKRLSNFTGNGIETTYNGRNTFIVPNSVNEVVNATGVVTGYTENTKPVGFTSVTDFYNTSNNPGIEQSHVIDKTFVRLRDVSLTYTFDSSLVKRLGLSRASFSLYGKNLALWTPKDNPYVDPELSTFGTGLLSEQGEFGGNPSQRSYGASIKLTF; encoded by the coding sequence ATGAAACTAAAATTCAGTAGAATCTTAGTACTTTTCTTAGTACTAACAACGCAATTTATCATTGCGCAAGAAAGAGTTGTTTCAGGAGTTGTTTCTGACGACACAGGCTTACCCTTACCAGGTGTAAGTATTCTCGTAAAAGGAACAAAAACTGGTACGCAAACAAATTTTGACGGAAAATATTCCATTAAAGCAACACCAAAACAAGTTATCATCTTTAGTTATATCGGAATGGAAACTAAAGAAGTGACTGCAAGTTCAGCTACGATCAATGCCAAATTAGTTAGTACAGCAGTACAACTTGAAGGAGCAGTAGTAACTGCCTTTGGTATCAAAAAGCAAAAAAGAGCTTTAGCCGCTGGAACGTCTATTGTTACAGGTAAAGAACTTACCGAAGTAAACAACACAAACGTTTTTGAATCATTATCTGGAAAAATTGCCGGTGTTGATATTACAGCCCCAGCACAAGTTGGAGCATCATCTAAGGTGGTTATTAGAGGTTTTAACTCGTTATCAAACAGTAGCCCTCTTTACGTTATTGATGGTACACCTATCAACAATACCACTTCTAGTTCATCTGAAACAAGTGCTACAAGAACTTATGATGCAGGAACAGGAATAGGAGATGTTGACCCGAACAACATCGAAAGCATGACTGTACTTAAAGGTGCAGCTGCATCAGCACTTTACGGGTCTAGAGCGTCAAATGGTGTAATCATCATTACTACCAAATCTGGTAAAAACAATCAAAAACTTACTGTTGAGTTAAGTAGCTCAAGTGATTTTTCCGAAGTAGCTAGAGTACCTCATTTACAAAATGGATATGGTCAAGGTTGGGCTGGGAAATCATGGTCAAGTTGGTCAAATTCAACTAATACAGCTAGTAATGAAAATGGTTCTTGGGGACCAGCATACAATGGTGAAATAAGACTACATGGGGCAGTTATTGACAGCGGTCAACAAATCAAGCCTTATGTTGCACAAGAGAACAACATCAAAGACTTTTTTACAATCGGTCATACTTTTACAAATAGTGTACGTTTGAGTGGTGGTGGAGAAAATTCAAACTTCTCTATTAACTATACAGATGTTAATTCTGACGGTATCATACCTACAGATGCAGATGCTTACTTAAGAAGAACAGTAGGAATCAACGCTGGTGTTAATGGTAAAAAATTAAGTGTAAGAACTAGTATAAATTACGTTAAGAAAGATCAAAACGTTGTGAATACAGGTCAAGGTTCAGCATCAGGACAAGGTAACACCGTAATGCAAGAGTTATTACAAATACCTAGAGATATAAGTGTTGTAGATCAAAAAGATTACATCAATAATCCTTATGCTACAAATGATAACTTTTTAACTCCTTACGCTTCTAATCCTTACTTTACAGTAAGTGAAAACTCAACTAAAATTGACGGAAATAGAGTATATGGTAACGTAAGCATTGATTATAAATTCAACGAAAAATTATCTTTAAGCCATCAATTAGGTGGTGATTACGGAGTTGAAAAATTAAAATCTTATGGTGCCATAATTAACTATACTCCTGGTTCTGCACAAGCAAATGCTGCCACTATCCCAACTGTGGGAGGTGTAACCGAAAACACAAGAGAAAATGTACAATTTGACTCTAATACAATCTTGAGTTACAATACTACTATCAACGATGACATCAACATTACATCTTTTGTTGGATTCAATGCAAATCAGAGAAAAGCAAGCTTATTGCAAGCGACAATTACAAATCTTGACATTCCTGGATTTTACGAGTTATCCAACTCATCAGTAAAACCACAAGTTACTCAGCAAAACTCTTTTAGAAAAAGTTTTGGTGCGTTTGGGTCTATCGAAACAGCATACAAAAATCGTTATTTCTTAACTGTTACTGCTAGAAATGACTGGTCTTCTACTTTGCCTCAAGGAAACAACTCATACTTCTATTCTTCAGCAGCCTTAAGTGCTATTGTGTTGGATCAACAAGATTATTTCTTAAAACTAAGAGCTTCCTATGCAGAAATTGGTAAGGATACAGACGTTTATAAAACGCAATCCTCTTTAATTCAAGGAAATTCATCTTTAGGTTTTGGAAATATCTTCTTACCAATTGGAGGAGTTAATGGATATGAAGCTGCATCTAATTTAGGTAATAACCAATTAGTTCCAGAGAGAACAAATGAAATTGAATTTGGTTTTGAAACTAGTTTATTCAACAAAAGAGTATTCCTTGACGGATCATTCTACAGTAGAACTACAAATGACCTACTATTCAGTAGACCACTTCCTACTTCAAGTGGATACACGAGTCAAACAGCGAATATCTTAGATGTACGTAACAGAGGAGTTGAATTATTATTGAATGTTATACCAGTAAAAACAAAAGATTTCAAATGGGATATCACAACAACATTTACCAAAAATGAAGGTGAAGTACTTTCTATAGCTGGTGGTTTAGATAAAATCAACTTAGCCAGTAATTATGGTGTAACATTTAACGCTGTTAAAGGGCAACCTTTAGGTGTATTCTCTGCAAAAGTGCCTGTTGTCAATGAGCAAGGTCAATATGTTGTAGATGCTACAACAGGTTTCTACAAAGTAACAAACGATGAACAAAATATTGGAAATGCACAAAGAAAATTTGTAATGGGTTTAAAAAACGTATTTACATATAAAAATTTAGCATTAGCAATGGGGCTTGACTGGAAACAAGGTGGTAAAATGTATTCTTACACAAAAAGACTTTCTAACTTTACAGGTAACGGTATAGAGACTACCTACAACGGAAGAAATACTTTTATCGTACCAAACTCTGTTAACGAAGTTGTAAACGCAACTGGAGTAGTAACAGGTTATACTGAAAACACTAAACCTGTTGGATTTACAAGTGTTACCGATTTTTATAACACAAGTAATAACCCCGGAATTGAGCAATCACATGTTATCGACAAAACTTTTGTAAGACTAAGAGATGTATCATTAACATATACATTTGACTCATCATTAGTGAAAAGATTAGGATTAAGCAGAGCTAGCTTTAGCCTTTATGGTAAAAACTTAGCGCTATGGACTCCTAAAGACAACCCTTATGTTGATCCTGAATTATCTACTTTTGGAACAGGATTGTTAAGTGAGCAAGGTGAATTTGGTGGTAACCCTTCACAAAGAAGTTATGGTGCTAGCATTAAATTAACATTTTAA
- the rpsL gene encoding 30S ribosomal protein S12: MPTIQQLVRTGRTQITKKSKSVALDSCPQRRGVCTRVYTTTPKKPNSAMRKVARVRLTNGNEVNAYIPGEGHNLQEHSIVLVRGGRVKDLPGVRYHIVRGALDTSGVAGRTQRRSKYGAKRPKEAKK, encoded by the coding sequence ATGCCAACAATTCAACAATTAGTAAGAACAGGAAGAACTCAGATAACTAAGAAGAGTAAATCGGTTGCTTTAGATTCTTGTCCTCAAAGAAGAGGGGTTTGTACGCGTGTTTACACTACTACACCAAAAAAACCAAACTCTGCAATGCGTAAAGTAGCGCGTGTACGTTTGACAAATGGTAATGAAGTGAATGCCTACATCCCTGGAGAAGGACACAATTTACAAGAGCACTCGATAGTATTAGTTAGAGGTGGAAGGGTAAAAGATTTACCAGGTGTTAGATATCACATCGTTCGTGGTGCCCTTGATACGTCAGGAGTAGCAGGAAGAACGCAAAGAAGATCTAAGTACGGTGCTAAACGCCCAAAAGAAGCAAAAAAGTAA
- the rpsG gene encoding 30S ribosomal protein S7 produces the protein MRKRAAKKRPLLPDPRFNDQLVTRFVNNLMWDGKKSTAFKVFYDAIDIIEAKKQDAEKPSLEIWKDALTNVMPHVEVRSRRVGGATFQIPMQIRPDRKISMAMKWLILYSRRRNEKSMAQRLASECLAAAKEEGAAVKKRMDTHKMAEANKAFSHFRF, from the coding sequence ATGAGAAAAAGAGCGGCAAAAAAGAGACCACTTTTACCAGATCCAAGGTTTAATGACCAATTGGTAACACGTTTTGTGAATAACCTAATGTGGGATGGTAAGAAATCAACAGCTTTTAAAGTTTTTTATGATGCAATTGACATCATTGAGGCTAAAAAGCAGGATGCAGAAAAACCTTCATTGGAAATATGGAAAGACGCCTTGACAAACGTTATGCCTCACGTAGAAGTACGTAGTCGTAGAGTTGGTGGAGCAACATTCCAAATTCCTATGCAAATTAGACCAGACAGAAAAATCTCTATGGCTATGAAATGGTTGATTCTTTATTCAAGAAGAAGAAACGAAAAATCAATGGCGCAAAGATTAGCTTCGGAATGTTTAGCTGCGGCTAAAGAAGAAGGTGCTGCTGTTAAGAAAAGAATGGATACTCACAAAATGGCAGAAGCTAACAAAGCTTTCTCTCACTTTAGATTTTAA